The genome window ATCGATTTTTCGTTAAAGATTTTACGGAAAACGTGAGACCCTTGACGAGCTTGCTGGAGAGCTTAGGAGAAAATGGCTCTGTCAGCAAACACATGTCTAGGAAAACTCCCATTGACTTCGGTAGATAGATGCGTTTGAGAGGCTAAGAAATGTCTTGGCTTCCGAAGATGTAGTTCTTAGATACGTTAAAAATAAGAAAGGCATTCGATCTGACAACGGATGCTTCCGAGAACGGTATCGGCGCGGTTCTATCGCAAGAAAAATTACCTATTACAATGATCTCTACGACCCTCAAAGAAAGCGAATAGCACTATGACACGTATGAAAGAGAATTGTTGGGCATATTGTGGGCTTTAGGCAAGTTTCAGCACTATCTGTACGGCACTAGTTGACTTTCGCGGTGTCCGATCGGAATCCAAATCCGAAGATGAAAAGATGGAAAGCGTATATTGACGATCCGAACTCAAAAAATCATTAACCAGGTAAAGAAAATCACGTGGCCGATGCTCTCTCCAGATAGACTATTAACGCCTTACAAAATGAGCCTTAATCAGACGCTGCGAATATTCACAGCGAACTCTCATTGACCTATACGGTCGAAAGGACAGACCACCCGTTAAACTGCttcagaaattaaattttagaTGCTAATTTTTCCCCGTTTtgtctgttttttgtttctctTGATTTCACAATTTTATTCCAGCTTTTCTTGTTTGAAATTCTTGTCATCTTGTTTTTCCCCAAATAAGTTTTCCAAATTTTTCTCTCagtttatttcatttatttaattttccgatttaatttcattatttttatggtttaattttttcttgTTCTGGAATTTCTTTCCGTGTTTTCGTTTTTAGTAATTTGTAATCATTCCGGCACCGTTATATGATAAGATTTACACTTAAATACACGCGCATCCTTCTCGTTGCGGCTAACGGATTATCACTCACCCCTGTAGCTCTCGGCCACACACTTGTGGGAACAGCCGTGCTCCGCCGCTAGTCCTGGGCCGGGCTTCGCCGTTCCATCCCTCTATGATCTGGATTCCGCGTCCGCCGGGCGGCTGGGTATCTCCTTCGAGTTTTCGACTTCTTTCAGACGTTTCTGGCGCGATCGTTCTCCCTGTCTCTCTTGTGGGAGCGTGCCAATTTTTGGGATTGATTTGGGGGCGTGATCTCGCGATGTCGCTCGTGGTGAGTTCTGCATGATGCgcctgtatgtgtgtgtctaACGGGCGAGCTTGGGCTAGTGGTGAGAGTCTTGAACGCAGACATTACTCTATGGGACGAGTATGGTTACATGTGACTTACAACGAACGCTACGTAGTACGAAATTTACGCAGACGAGACAAAACACACGATAGACCTCATTGGGAAGGAGCACATAAAACGAGAACTTGAGACAGACCTGGGCACACTGAGGTACGCCACCAACGAGCTCATCAATAGCCTAGGCTGATTTGAAAACGATAAGTGTCCCCGACTCGGTAGACTGGACCAAGTGAGGTTTAAACAAGGTCTACTAACTGACTGAAAAAAGAACTTTCCTCTTACAACATTAAACTAAAATCTGTAGTGGCGAGTGAAGCTATTATGTTAGATCACTCTGAAAGCTCTGGATTGACAAACTTTACGAGGCTTGCGCTTAGCTTTGGGATTCTAATCTATGATCATATTAAGTGCAGTATTATGCATCGGGAATATATTAGACGAAATGCAGCTGTTTATCAGTTGCACCCGGAAAGGCTTGGGATAATTTGGTTATCATAAATAGAGTGGCtttcagctgatcgtgatttCAGCTGATGGTCTAGACCTCGGCTTTAGTTTCCGTTCTATTTCTTTTCTAATGAAATAGTCGTGAAGTCAAGTCGTGAAAAGTTCGTTTTCCTGTAAAGTTATAACCTGCGGCGTACGTGTAAATTTTTTTAGTGCGGAAATTTATTATTAGAGTGAGTTTTCCTCGCCACAAAACGGTGCGTGGTCTAAGTTCTTGCCTGTGTTAATCTGGAAAAATCTTCGCGGGTTAAATTAGTAAGCTAGATAAGTCTGTTCGTGAGATACCCAAAACAAGAGCAGTTGACGCAATAAATAAACCTTTTATAATAAATGCCAAATCGGTTTTAATAGAAATTTTATATCGTATAGCcctagatatatgtatatatactagattcgttgaaaagtatatCATAGGTAGAAGGTCCATATTGTGTACATATGTCGTTATCATGACAATAAACTGAGTAGATCTGGTCTTGTCCGTCTACCCGACCGATACCGTACGAACGCCGAAATCTCGCCCATACTTATTgtaatttcccatttttatcgatataccaaaaaataaatcaacaaaataGAGACTTATGGTATTTTTCGAGTCTTGTACCTAGCCAAAAGGAGTCCTAAAAATTCTAATAgagaacaattttaaatttttcaaaataaacaaaaaaaaaaatgatttgtttCTGACACAAATGCTGCTTTGGACTGGATAAATCCATAGTATGGACAGGGCTGATACCAACAGTTGTGATTATCGGGTCTTAAAACCGTGAGCTATACCACACTACATTCTGAACCAAATTAAGTGAGAACATAATCAGCTGCGATTAAATCAATACTAAGAACAGCGGGTGCACTTAGTGAATAAactcgtttttttttataataatttgtGTTGTCTAATGGGTATGTTATGAAAGCAGTTATCTGTGTTCGGCCACAATTGTTGCgcaaatatgtatattcttATTTGCATTCCATTCTCGACAGCATATGCATTCACATACTTTCGATGTTTTTGAAAAAAAGGTGGTGTCCTATAACATTTAAAGGAAAACTAATAATTCAGTATTGTATattgtatatgtattttatcAGAAGTTACAATAATGACATCAGTTAGTATAAACATTGGTACACCTCAATATCTTAGCCAGCTATGGTGACTAAGCTCTTTAAATACAACAGAGAATAACATTTGTATTTGGTAAAACAAAGCAATTCAGAATATGCATACATCTACTGCGTCGTTCAAGTATACCTCCAAATGCCTACAGGCAGTTGCGAAAAATTAAATAGCACCCAGCCAAGGTTTGAATAAGTCCCTACATATTAGAGTTTAATTGGAACTGAAATACCTTTTTGAAAGCGCAatccattaaattttaatatccAATCCAGTAAATAAAAAAGACCTACAATTGTTCTATGAATAACTAATCAAATTTATTGAGTACGACAAAATGGGGCGAAAAATAGCGTTCATGAAAAATGGTTCAATTTTCAACTTAATAGTACAGAATTCACTAATAAGATATCTTTACGTATTAAAACTACGCTCATCCCACTTATTATCTCTTATTATATCAGCAGTTCTATTGTACGCATACAGCGCCCATAGTATGTGTGCATGATAGCATTATAACTATTCGAATAAAGTTTATAAATAGTTATAGCCgaataataatacataataAATTTCGTAAATGACTTTGTATTGGATCAATTGTCATAAGATGATTCTGTTTGCGACGTGCGAAAAATTAGAGAAGACAATAATTCGTAGGTTCTTTAAGAAATCAattttgcattaaaaatgTCGCATatagaaatttatttttaactatGTATgcattatttttatgaaatatattatttaaagtgtatttccttttttttttttgaaaaattgatGCTTTAAATTACAATACTTACATATTATACCAATTCCAGATCGCAagtttatttaattgattaGTTGAAATAAtgatgaaattaattttaatgattgTTATATCGCCCCCAAAAAGGCTGTGCTCCTGTTGAAGTTTGTCGTCAGTTtcatataatatattattaattaaaaacatatatacaaataaaacaatacaAAGTTTAATTAATTCAAAGCGCTTCTTAAAAGAAATACATTCAACGAATTCATTTTTAGATAATATTTTAGTAGATCCTCTTACAACAAAATTGAACAAATCTCTGATTTGAATTGGCCCAGTTGGAACGGGCGTGAGACTGTGATTTATAATTCCCAGAATGGATTCAGTAAGCAATCTCTGAAAGGCTTCAAGATGAATTCCAtataatatgtacatatgtagattTAATATTCCATGTAGATGTACATTTGTAATATTTCTATCAAAGAGGAGGAAGTGTTCCCGATAAATTATAACAAAGTCTCGGATTAAGAAtctcattttttattttatttaaccaCATGTCTAAAAATTTGAGTATCAGTAGCCGTGGTAATatattatgtttatttatacGCTGGTGGACGAAAGGCAAGCTTCTGCAAGACAATATATGTATGGGAAATAatacataataaaaatataaatattaaaaatactaagaTGCAAATATGTACCTGTTTAATGCTGttaagctaaaaaaaaaaatagagaaaaagaaaatataattgaaaataaactaaacgaaaagaaaaacgCATAGTACAAttcaaattattaattatgtgCTACttgcaaaatacaaaatttaaacacgtcgcaaaatttttaagaaCACTGACGATCTTGACGATTCAAAATTGAAAAAGCAAACTGAAATGAATGCAATAAAACAACATTAATGCTTAACGCTTTTATGTCGTAATTTGCTTCTTGTAAGTACTGTTTGTACTAACGACTCAAAATCGAAAACGCAACTGAACAGAAACGTAAATAGACCAACGACAATACGACtaaaaaatgtgggcgtggcagttttgggctgTTTTAGGTCGTTAGAGTGGGTGTGTCATAAAGTTCTTTTTGCAAATAGATAGAAACTTACAAgactaattaaattatgaaaaatgcATAATGCTTATATACTATGTTGATATGGCCTAACTTATGTACAATTTGTATGTGTACATACTATCTACATACCTCTAGTCTACTAcaatcctgatcaagaatatatagattttatatgggcggaaacgcttccttctgcctgttacatacttttcaacgaatctactATACCCTTTTagtctacgagtaacgggtataaatacTTATTTTAATGCTTGATTGTTTTTTACagtaattttttaaatttatatttaaaggTGGTAATGAGACGTCCTCCGTactaaaaatggaaaaaatctTGGCGGTGCAAAGTgatgaatatataaaactacAGCGATGTTATGTGGAATTAGAACGCAAGTACAACGAAAATATAGCTTCCTCTGGAAACGAAGAAAGTGGACTTACAAGTTTTGTATCACGACTATCATTGACTGTTGCTTCATTATTTGGTAAAAATACTTATGCTGATATATACATCCGATCACAAACGAGAGTATTTCCTGCACATAAAATCGTACTTCACGCTCGCTCTGAAAAGTGGGGAAATGATCTATTGAGCAACATACAAGAGCTGGACTGGAATGATTTACATGAGGATGTGGTGCTGTCACTTTTGCGTTGGATTTACACTGATCTGATTGATTTGCAGCATGACGGGCTAGCGTTGGATCTACTAAAAGCCGCACATCGATTTGGTTTACCACCTCTTCTAGGATTATGTGAGCGGGCACTAGTGGCTTCAGTAGGTGTAAGATCTTGTATAAGATTTTATTGCGTTGCCGAAGAAGTTGGTGCATCAACACTGTTAGAATATTGCTCCAGCATAATATCAACACACTGGGATGAGCTTACAACTGATGATTTTCAACATATGTCCGGACCCTTGTTGTTTGAAATGCttaaaacgaaaacaaaacatcCTCTCCATGCTGCTGTTAGACTCTTAAGGGAAGATGTTGTGTCTCTTTGCATTCAAAAATATGGAGACTCCGTAAGTACTTTTTAGTAAGAATACATCATTGAATCATC of Drosophila mauritiana strain mau12 chromosome 3R, ASM438214v1, whole genome shotgun sequence contains these proteins:
- the LOC117143157 gene encoding rabankyrin-5 isoform X4 — encoded protein: MEKILAVQSDEYIKLQRCYVELERKYNENIASSGNEESGLTSFVSRLSLTVASLFGKNTYADIYIRSQTRVFPAHKIVLHARSEKWGNDLLSNIQELDWNDLHEDVVLSLLRWIYTDLIDLQHDGLALDLLKAAHRFGLPPLLGLCERALVASVGVRSCIRFYCVAEEVGASTLLEYCSSIISTHWDELTTDDFQHMSGPLLFEMLKTKTKHPLHAAVRLLREDVVSLCIQKYGDSLVNTFSENGLLPLEMALSSKNDKIAQTLVENGMANINAVNMETIIRYCIAHYL